Genomic window (Saccharomyces cerevisiae S288C chromosome X, complete sequence):
TAATTGTATCAGCCTTTGTGCATTTAGTATCTGGTTCATTCTTGAAATACTTgcaaaatatatatgtattttttatgATAAAGTAAAGGAAGTTTGGCAAGTGGAGCCTGCAGTGTGGCActtgtatatatgtatgtgtAAGTCAGTACACAAGTATAAGCATATATGGTTATGCTTCGTTGAGTAATTATTAGTCACACATTTTTTTAGGCTCTTTAGGAtctgcattttttttttggcaaGCACGAATTGAAGGacagaaaaaagaaaaaaagtgatgaGATTGaaacaataacaaggtAAACAAGTAAATGGGAAGccaataaacaaaaaaaaaaaaattagagtAGAAAGAACCGAGAATGGTTAACTCACATGGAATACGGTATATTCGGTTGAAGCAGGTCTTTAATCGTGCATTGGACCAATCGATTTCGAAATTACAGAGTTGGGACAAGGTCAGTTCATGCTTCCCGCAATATGTGAATAGCAAGCAGGGCGCTATAAACGTCGCCAATTGTCAGCGCCAATTAACGGAATTCTGGACGGAGCTTTGTCAACGAGagtttaaagaaattatgGAAGAACGAAACGTCGAGCAGAAACTAAATGAGTTGGACGAACTGATTTTGGAGGCTAAAGAACGTTACACGGATCGTGATCAAGATGAAGTAAACAAAGGGCCCGCGATCGATGAGCTCTCCAGCAAAGAGCTTGTGGAATGCCATTTATACAGCCAACGGATGCATGCCATACACGAGATAGACGAGCGGCTTGCGAAAGTGAATGAGATGAACGACCAGTTAGCCCAGGAGTTGAAAGACTTAGAGACGCAAGTAGAGGTAGAGAAAAACGAAATTGGCAAGATGTACGATGAGTACCTGGGCTCCCACACGGACCAACCGGCCAACGTGCTGCTGGTACAGAGCCTCAATGATATGGTCTTGGAATTGAAGGAAAACTATTGATTAGTTGTATAAATTTCATAAGTGACGTATAAGGAACCTGTTTTATGTATTCATTAAGCGAGGCGAAAAGCGAGGCGACATACTTCTTTTCACATCAACTCGAACAGAGAAAAAAGTAGACATAGAAAGAACCCAAAGACCACAAGAGCAAACAATGGTACAGCTGAGAAGAAcgtatgtatatatgttcGTGGTAAGCTCGTTGGTATGCACGTATCTTAGGCATCACTACCAACAAAGTGTTTCAAGCGATCACGTCGACTAACGACAAAGTTGCTCACTTTGTCGTGTTCATGTGGGAGTCGTGGCTGTTTGTAAAGATGTTTGCTGAGGACATCGTGACTTTCCGCAAGCTACAGGCCAACAAGTACGTGTTAGGGGTGCTGATCTGTTCATTATGCGCAAGTGTAACGAGTGAATTCGCCCAAAGCGTGGTTTCGCGGGGACAAAGGGTGTTCGATGTGAAGGATATTATTTGTAATTTCTGGGGCAGTCTGCTTGGTGTGGGCATTGCCTTCTACCAGGACCGATAAAAAGAGATTATACGGAAAATCATATAAATGTGTTTATGTACAGGCAAGTTTACGTAGACTAGATTACTTTAATTGAATATATGCTCTGTGAGCAATGGCTGTCTTGTGAATCTGGTCCCTCTTTTCAAAGGCAGACGAAGTGCCTTTGGCAATGGCAGTGAGTTCTTCTCCCAAACGCACGGCGAAGTCGCTCGACACTCTTTGGTTTGCGCTTTGTACGATCCAGTTCCACGCGATCCTATTTCTTTGCCTCTTGTTCAGAGGCACAGGAATGACAGAAGCCTTGGCCACGCCTGTGTTGAATGTCTTGGTCATCATCAGCGGAGCTAGTTCGTCGAGTGACTTTTCCAAAGCCTGGATGGGGTCCTGCCGGGTCTGGCAGTACACCAGATATAAGGCCCTGGACAGAATGGTTTGTGCCTTTTCCTTCTTACCGTGGCGCATGATCATGTTTGTGATGTGATCCAGCGTTGCGTTCTTGCGTGGAGGAATGGGCACGGACTTCAGTGCCTCCCATTGTGCCAACTGCTCTGCAGTTGGCTTTATCTTGGAGCCCGCCTGTGAACCCTGTAAGAGGTCTACTTTGGACTGGCCCGGTGGAGCCAGCGAGGTCTCTGGCAGGTATTCTTTTGCAGAGAACTCTTCCCTTAGCTCGTTGATCGCTTCAAGCCACTCGTCGACCCCTTTCTCTGCCGATGGTTCGCTAGCTGGTGTTCGTACTGACGACTGGAAACGAGCAACACATGTCCCACTTTGCCACAGGAGACGTGGCCTGACTAACATATACCTCCTCGCACAATGCAGCATTATATTCACCTCAGATCCGTATCTatctatttttcttctgaaaaCGATAGCTGCTGTCTTTTCTGTACGTGTATAATGTGCATTGTATGTAGTAAGCTATTTCTCAAGCAAATGTAGATTGGAGCCAAGACGAACATTTAAAGCCGTATAGAACTActttgtttcttcttcagatgATCATTTCTCATATATGGTCACGTGGCTCGATGTTTATCgctttatctttttttttttttttttttttgcttttcatTTTGGCTCTGCTCTCTGTATTAGCTCATCATTTAACGCAAATGACCACGAGACAATAAACCGACGAGGAATGTGCTCATATGTCTCGCCAATACCTCTAAATAATTGACCGCGCGATTATTTAGTGTGACCAGAGCAAAGTAGCTTTGCGTCCGACCATGCAACCATGGATATACTCAAAAATGGCAATAGTGTGCCCCTAATACGTTTGCTGGCCAGTATCCCTTTCTGAAATAAGCTAAACCCTTGCAACCACCAGGGGTGCCGCCGTCCTAACTTTCCAGCCTGGCAGCGCGTCGAGTCGCCGAATGTTGCGGGCGCTGCCCCGCCCGCAACACCGCGCCCGCCCTGCCTCAGCTTAACCGAAACCACACGGGTCTGCCATCTTCCATATACCCTGGCTCTTCTTTCACAATGCCCGCTCACAACGCCAACTGCAAAAGAAGCCCGCCCTTAGTCGGTTTTCCCCACTTTGATATAACCCCCCCCCCCCCCCCCCCGCATCAACTGGTAATTTAACCCAAACACCACGGGGTCATAATTTAAAAGCGAAAAACCTTAAAGCGTTCTCGAAGAAATCTTCCTGTAGATGATGTCGTAGCAAACTTATCTTTTAGAGTGTTTGTGCTTACTGCATTGTCAGATCAAAATTTACGTAGCCGCCCTTTTCAACCCCTGTCGAAGAGTAGCATAACAGCAGCGTAGTGAACGTGCATGTTCACAAATACACGTAcaatattaatatacaATAGTAAGGTGATGaacacacacacacacacacacacacacacacacacacacatatatatatatacaggAGATCAAGTTAGTGTGAGGGGACGACTACTGAGTTTGAAGTTCTTTAAAGTGTTAAAGTTATTTTTCCCCTCTCCCACCTCGTTGGCAACCTCTCACCCACCGCTTAGCAGCATGTCTCCGTACATGACCATACCTCAGCAATACTTATACATAAGCAAGATACGTTCCAAGCTGTCTCAGTGCGCCCTTACTCGACACCACCACAGAGAACTTGATCTACGAAAAATGGTGGGCCACGCCAATATGCTGGACAGGATCCTCGACGAAATAGACGAAATCGACAGCGAGGTAGTACTGTGTGACGCTGCCGATGGTTCTTCTACTGCAGAAGCTCATTCCGCTTCCCCAGCATCCAGCGACTCTTCTCCTCTCACTAATAACATCCGGCCCATTAGCATTATGTGATTAGCATGCATTTTCcccttttcctttcttaAGAACATTTTTACGACGCGGATCTGCCCGTCATCGCATACGAATGTTGAATCACGCCAGAAtcaccaaagaaaaaaactcgTTCAGTTCCTAGGTTTTATGAGCCAGGAACAATAGACTTTTATCGCATATTATTTCTATACGTGCACTTATATATGCACACATATgtttatatacatatacatacatacgtgtttcttttcagccTGTGTTTTTGTCGGGTCCAAAAACATACAAGGCAACATAATATTTTGACATAACTCAACGCAACATAACAGTATAAAACATAGtttaataaaagagaaaaaaaaaacaatatttttaagCTATCGCTCTTGCCGCAATGAACGCCAACTCTACCACGACAGCAATCGGCCTCACCAGCCCCTTCGAAAAGCTGTCCTTCTTCCCTCATTCGTCTAATTTAATACTGGCTCATTTGCATGAGATCATCTTCAGCTTCGTCTTCTACCAGCTCGCATTCTCCGTTGTCGCACCGTTCTTGAATAAAGTGGTCTTTCGCAAGCACTACACCACGATCCGTGACCCACTGCTGAAAATTGATTTCAATGTCCACACCGTCTCGATGATCCAGGCTGTCGTCTCGAACACCGTCCTGTTGCCCACCCTCACGACGCCAATGCATTATAATGTTGTCACCTACACAGATTCGTACAGTTCAATGGTATCTTCCCTCAGCGCAGGGTACTTTATCTGGGACTTGACTATGTGCGTGCGTTACTTCAAGCTTTATGGTCTCGAGTTCACGGGCCACGCCATTGGCTCCGTATATGTGATGCTGTTGTCCTTAAGACCGTTCTGCCAACCCTGGATCGGCAGGTTCCTTATCTACGAGGCCTCCACTCCCTTTGTGAACATCAATTGGTTCATCATGCAATGTAACGCCAAGAGCAAGAACTCTATCCCTCTGTGGTTTAATGTCGTCAATGGCCTTTTGCTCATGACTGTGTTTTTCGTCGTCAGGATTTGCTGGGGCTCCATCGCATCCGCTCTCTTATTCAGGCAGATGTGGAAGGTAAGAGACGAGTTACCCAAGTTTTCTGCTGTCACGATGATGTCGCTGAACATTTTCATGAACCTTTTGAACGTGCTTTGGTTCAAGAAGATGATTAGAATCGCCAAGAAACTTGCAAAACCAGCCCCAACGTCGAAGCTAGACTAAACctacctttttttctatctTCAACAACGAAACGCCTtacacacacacacacatacatctacatacatacatacaaatatacatatatgtAAACTTGTATATTCATTCCTATTAACCAAAAAGAGGCAATTAAACTTTTCCCTCTTTTTCTACGTCATTTACTCAAAAACTCTAATTCCTTCGTCTCTGTTCTGCCATTTTctccagaaaaaaatcgacgggaaataaaaaaaaaaagacaacgaacaagagaaaaagttcGCGAATTATAAACCACTTCTATAATTAACaggaaaaggaaggaaaaaaaaggaggaaaTAGAAAACTGCAGGCCTTTATTCATGTTTGATCTTAAGACGATTCTCGACCATCCTAATATCCCGTGGAAATTAATCATTTCTGGGTTCTCGATTGCccaattttctttcgaaTCTTACTTGACGTACAGACAGTACCAGAAGCTATCTGAAACAAAGTTGCCACCTGTGCTGGAAGAcgaaattgatgatgaaactTTTCATAAATCAAGGAACTACTCCCGGGCCAAGGCCAAGTTCTCCATTTTCGGTGACGTCTATAACCTAGCCCAAAAGCTAGTTTTCATCAAATACGACCTCTTCCCTAAAATCTGGCACATGGCCGTTTCTTTATTGAATGCAGTCCTGCCAGTCAGATTTCATATGGTCTCCACTGTCGCACAGAGTTTATGCTTCTTGGGTCTCTTATCCAGTTTGTCTACCTTGGTTGATTTGCCACTCTCTTACTATAGCCATTTTGTCctggaagaaaaatttggtttCAATAAATTGACCGTCCAACTATGGATCACCGATATGATCAAGAGTCTGACTTTGGCGTATGCTATTGGTGGCCCAATCCTTTACCTGTTCCTTAAGATCTTTGATAAATTCCCTACTGATTTCCTTTGGTACATTATGGTCTTCTTGTTCGTTGTCCAAATCTTAGCCATGACAATCATTCCAGTCTTCATCATGCCCATGTTTAATAAGTTCACTCCATTGGAGGACGGtgaactgaaaaaatctaTTGAAAGTTTGGCCGATAGAGTTGGGTTCCCTCTAGATAAGATTTTTGTCATTGACGGCTCAAAAAGATCTTCTCATTCAAACGCATATTTCACAGGTTTGCCATTCACCTCCAAGAGAATTGTTTTGTTCGACACTTTAGTGAACAGTAATTCTACTGATGAAATTACGGCTGTTTTGGCCCATGAAATCGGTCACTGGCAAAAAAACCACATCGTTAATATGGTCATCTTTAGTCAATTGCACACCTTCCTCATTTTCTCCCTTTTCACCAGCATCTACAGAAATACATCATTTTACAACACCTTCGGCTTTTTCTTAGAGAAGTCCACTGGCAGTTTTGTTGATCCCGTTATCACTAAGGAATTCCCCATTATCATTGGATTTATGTTATTTAACGACTTATTAACTCCACTCGAATGTGCCATGCAATTCGTGATGAGTTTAATTTCCAGAACTCATGAATATCAAGCTGATGCTTATGCTAAAAAATTGGGCTACAAGCAAAATCTATGTAGGGCTCTAATTGATCTACAAATCAAAAACCTTTCCACCATGAATGTAGATCCTCTGTATTCTAGCTATCATTATTCCCATCCAACTCTAGCTGAAAGATTGACCGCTCTAGACTATGTtagtgaaaagaagaaaaactaaTCTATAGAGTACACATATTAGCATGTACCGTTAAATTCAGCTTCGTTATGTCTATATCTACATACATACACAGGTATCTACTATAAGaataaaggaaagaaaaaataaacgattaaacattttatttttttgcatcGCTATCATCATTACCTTTCTCATTgttatcatcattatctttcccatcttcatcgtcattttcttcatcattgaTTATTTCAATGATTTCTGTGGTTTCAGTCTTCACGGTAAATGGTTGGGGTTCTTCAATATCCTCATCATTAACCATGAATTGGTTCAATCTTTTGAactcttcatttttctccTCCCTAATGGCAttatacaaaagaaaatttatcCAAACTTCTGCAAAACAGTAAATAAAAACAGAGTTATTGTGAACGTAAAAGTTTGACTCCCAAAGGTACGAGATACTTgtcaaaataaaaaaaattagtaATCTAACTGGCACAACAGATTGGAAGTATTTAACATTGTTTTCTAACAGGGGAATTAGATCATGAACACCGTTAAGAGTAAACAGAAGAGCGAAAAGACCCAATTGACCACTATAACGTGACAGTGTTAACTGCGGTAAATTCATCGCTTGCGTTAAGACTATGAAATATGTATTTTGCAAAATAGAATTAACGTTCtttaaacaaaagaaggCGATCGTGAATAAAAATGCTACTCTGAAAAAAGCAATATTGGTGGAGTTCAAGGCTTGAGCCATTTTCTTAGAATTTATTCTTTACTTTTGCTGAATGCGATACTCTATTATGTTGTAAATTGTTACACTACCATTCAATTGTCTCTCTTTAAAGATTGATCgacattattttctttacttttttggTGTTTTCGCGCTAAAAGTGGCGTGCTAAATGCCAAGTATTATTCTAAAAAATCATTACGCCATACACAAATATTGAAGACTATCTATCTAACTTAACACCAACTTGCTTTATTAAAGAGTCAATATCCTTCAAAGACTTAGTGAAATACAATTCATCGTCAATATAAGGTTCTTCACCGTCGCTATTGTTCAAGTTTTGTATTGATTTTAAGTAATCCTGCGTACACAGGATACTCACTTTACTGTCCGTCGTGGATAGTTCATTCCACTGCCTAATACTTAAATGGTTTTTCTTGTGTCTTTTATACGTTCTAATTGAATCATAGTTATTCTTTCGCAATACAAAGGCTATTGAACATATAGTCTTACATTGGGAACAAAATATATCGTattcctcatcttcatcgttTGGATCAGTATGCACCTCCAAAAGAGTTGTCCGTGGTACAATGGCCTGAATTTTCCGTATGCGTTTTAATTCAGTATTATAAAAGACGATCAATGAAGAGTAACATTGCCTAACAAAAGCATCATTGAACAATAGAGTATCTTTATTGTACTTGTCCAAAACATTGATCATTAAATCAAACATATCAAAAACACATGCTTTCTGAGTTAATTTATAATCCGTAATCGCACCAAATCCATATGGTAGCCAGAAATCTATAGTAAAATTGACAGCTTCATTAAAATTATAACCTGTATTAAAACCAGCATGGTAACATTTAGGAAACGTGATAATATATTCGTTGGGCTTTTGCACAGCTTTGTACACAGGAATACCtgatttcttgaaatttggATCGTACGGAGATATTAAAGTCACTAGCTGATGCAGTAGGTCTGGTTGTTTGATAAATAAGTCTGGTGACATATCATTTAATAGATCGTTGAATTTCGTACATCCCGATTCGGGAATGCTGTACCAGACCTTAGGGTCACCTTCATGTTGATAGTTAGCACTTAGGGTATACTGATCTTCCATATGCCAACAAAATGTGGAAAATAAGGAGCCTATGTAAATCCAAGGAATAGTCATGCcagaaatatttcttttaaataaCGGTAATAGCGAATTATGAGCCATAGGCAAGTTAGTTAAATTCATAGGATGATCGCAATATTTGAGGTAGTCTATCAATTCGTCCccatttatatttttggGTATAAATTCTCTCGTCGGAAAGCCGGTAATTTGACCTGGCAATTCGTTATGTATGTCAGCACCGTATTTAACTGTCGTTAATGAACTGCGACGATTCTTGGTCACTAAGCTCCAAAACATCTCTTCCAACTCATCTATAGACAGTTTTCGTGCTGGTAATAACCTTGAATTTTGACGTTTACAATATTCTTGAAACTCTGGTAGAGAATAGTCATGCGTGTCCTGAGTGAATCCGTAATATCCGTTTCCGACGATACAAGTGTTACAAATCCAATCGCCAGAGGGAACACGTTCCAAAGGTGGTGATAAACAATATATATGGAATGGTTTGTCACATGAATCACATaaaattgttctttttggATCATTTGTCTTGCGACAAACAATACAagcatcatcatcgtcctCCTCAAAATCCGACCCAGAATTCGAATCTGGCCCAAGATCGAAATCGTCCTCGTCATCACTTAATAAGGATTTTGGATACTGGTCAGCATGCAGCGCCGTGTGCACGTTCTCGTTCAGTGAATGAAGAAATATGTAGTATGAGGCAATatatttctcaaaaatttcCTTTAACAAGCCGATTGGTACGTTGAATTTTTTAGAAATGGTCCTCCATAGACTGATGTCGCCTCTTAATTGGGAAATATCTctaaatttcaattttcgCCTGAATGACTGTGTAGTGTCAGTAAGTGTCCGATTGTCTTTTATTAGTTCAGAGAAAACGTCATAAAAgtacacttttttttttagtattTCCGATGCATGAGTAGAATCTGAATATTCTACAATCGTATAAGGTTCCCTAAGTATAAGTTTCGATGGATCCTTAACGgatcttttaaaattatttaacTGTTTCATAAAAAATAGCCTACACCTATTTTTCAGGTCTAGGTTCTCCagattttgaattcttggttgaaaagtaaaattttccatatcAATAGAAAGTGGCGGGCAGAACCCGTTTGGTGGTACGACCTTGACCATACCATATCGTACACCAAGCCTTTTAATGTGGGGGTTAGAGAGATAATCGATCggatttttgaattcttgtTCCGTTGGATACAGGGCAGGAATTTCCTCCATGATAGTGATACGTTTTTTGTGCAAGATGAGATTAGTTAATATGATCTAGAGGTAAAATTGACTAAGTAGTCAGATCTTATTCTACATTGAGCCTGCGTTGTCAACATGCACATCTCTGTCTCTTGGgatgataatttttcaatgatgaTTCCAGGGTTACTTTAACGTTacacaaaagaaattaattaGTGCGGCTGTTTCTGTGAGCGGGGCAGTAAGTCCGAAGCCCTTGATATTAGCCCATACCCTACACATTTTACTCGTTTGCCCTACATCAGATAAAATACTGGCCCTAAGCCCTCCTAATCTCTTCTGGTTACACCTAGGGTAAAATATCTGCCTTTCTTTGCATTCAATGCGTTACTTCTATATCACGAGATGAGCATACGGATCGTGTATAAtactaaaaagaaagctcCTGAAAGAGTTGTGACAAGCAAGACTGTATACTACTCCTTCTACGAAAGTTAGTTCGAGTTCTTGATGGCACTTGGCTATTCTATTTCTTGAACCTTTGAGAAAGAACAGAAGTAAAAGGCTGTGTATTCTGCTACATGAAATACAGTAGTAGTCACAGTACAAAAATACTCTAAACCAGTAATAAAGccacatatatatgtatttcCTTTCACGTGATGCGCTGGGATGTTATCATCTTATACGCAATTAGCCGCCCATATGCCACCCGGCGCACCGGGTCGCACACACACCCCCGTGATTCGCGATATATAGCGGCCAATCAACGGCGACCTCCAAGCGCGTGCCGGGTGGGCCCCTCGCCGGCCAAGCAGCGCAAGGATATTCCCATCTTCGAGCTCTTAGATACAACGCTTATAAAGAACGCACTTTTTGCATTAACCTCTTTTTTGTATTACAGAACAAACATTTTAACTTGCCCTTTTTTAAACTTTCTTTATCTCTCCAGGACAGGCCAATTGGATAAATTTTGCAAAGATCAAACAGTAACACAAATTTTAGCAACCTAAACCCCCCTCATAAACGAAGACAAAAGTGCTCCTCCTCAAGTCAAATttgtctttcttttctttcattttttagtCTGTTGTTATCCAATTTATACTGAATCTTTgagagaaaacaaaaataaaaaaaagaatggttTTGCCAAGACTATATACTGCTACATCCCGTGCTGCTTTTAAAGCAGCCAAACAATCCGCTCCGCTTCTATCCACTTCGTGGAAAAGATGTATGGCCTCAGCTGCTCAATCTACTCCAATCACCGGTAAAGTTACCGCTGTCATTGGTGCCATTGTTGACGTTCATTTTGAACAATCAGAGTTGCCCGCTATTTTGAACGCTTTAGAAATTAAAACACCTCAAGGTAAGTTGGTTTTGGAAGTTGCTCAACATTTGGGTGAAAACACTGTCAGAACCATTGCTATGGATGGTACCGAAGGTTTGGTCCGTGGTGAAAAGGTTCTTGACACTGGTGGCCCTATCTCCGTCCCAGTTGGGAGAGAAACTTTAGGGAGAATCATCAACGTTATCGGTGAACCTATTGATGAAAGAGGTCCAATTAAGTCCAAACTAAGAAAGCCAATTCACGCAGACCCTCCTAGTTTTGCAGAACAATCTACTTCGGCtgaaattttggaaacagGTATCAAAGTCGTCGATCTATTAGCTCCTTATGCCAGAGGTGGTAAGATTGGTCTTTTCGGTGGTGCAGGTGTCGGTAAGACTGTGTTCATTCAAGAATTGATTAACAATATCGCCAAGGCCCATGGTGGTTTTTCCGTTTTCACCGGTGTTGGTGAAAGAACAAGAGAAGGTAATGACTTGTACCGTGAAATGAAGGAAACTGGTGTCATTAACTTGGAAGGTGAATCCAAGGTCGCCTTAGTGTTCGGTCAAATGAACGAACCTCCAGGAGCCAGAGCCAGAGTCGCTTTAACTGGTTTGACGATCGCTGAATATTTCAGAGATGAAGAAGGTCAAGATGTCTTGTTGTTTATCGACAAtatctttagatttactCAAGCTGGTTCAGAAGTCTCTGCCCTTTTGGGTCGTATTCCATCTGCCGTCGGTTATCAACCAACTTTGGCCACTGATATGGGTCTCTTACAAGAAAGAATTACCACCACAAAGAAGGGTTCTGTCACTTCTGTGCAAGCCGTTTATGTTCCAGCCGATGATTTAACAGATCCTGCTCCTGCCACTACTTTTGCCCATTTGGACGCTACTACCGTCTTGTCAAGAGGTATTTCAGAATTAGGTATTTACCCTGCAGTGGATCCATTGGATTCTAAATCAAGGTTATTGGATGCCGCCGTTGTCGGTCAAGAACATTATGACGTCGCCTCCAAGGTTCAAGAAACTTTACAGACCTATAAATCTTTACAAGATATCATTGCTATTTTGGGTATGGATGAATTGTCCGAACAAGATAAACTAACTGTCGAAAGGGCAAGAAAGATTCAAAGATTCTTATCTCAACCATTTGCTGTCGCCGAAGTCTTTACTGGTATCCCAGGTAAATTAGTGAGATTAAAGGACACCGTTGCCTCGTTCAAAGCCGTTTTGGAAGGTAAATACGATAATATACCAGAACATGCTTTCTATATGGTTGGTGGTATTGAAGATGTTGTTGCTAAAGCTGAAAAGTTAGCCGCTGAAGCCAActagaagaaataaagcTTAAACCAAGGGAagcaaaatttgaaataccGAAGGTAGAACAATAAGGATGatgggaaaaaaaagataattttttttttttgtttttcccTGCTTCCTTCTTGTTTATTGGTATTATTATGTTACGATATTcattcattatcctattgatattttctttatattcactaaaaaaaaatttattctaTAAGACTGactataattttttttactccCAACTGTAAGTAAATAAAGACTCACCTACGCatacattttttatatatactaTAAGATGTAGGAtcttaaagaaaaataaagagaaaaagagaagcaCACAACCTGCGATAAGTTGTAAGTTTGCCTCAACAGCTATTCTACTCACTTTTTGTATCTTCGGTTAGTATTATTGGGAAGTCATGTTCATCGTACTCACTTTCGCACATGCGATTACGTGTATTACCctgat
Coding sequences:
- the JHD2 gene encoding histone demethylase (JmjC domain family histone demethylase; promotes global demethylation of H3K4 and represses noncoding intergenic transcription during sporulation; removes methyl groups added by Set1p; phosphorylation by Tpk2p during glycolysis inhibits activity, nuclear localization, chromatin binding and promotes Not4p Ub-mediated degradation; negatively regulated by H3K14 acetylation; regulates sporulation timing by extending period of active transcription; regulates rDNA silencing; human homolog is JARID1C) encodes the protein MEEIPALYPTEQEFKNPIDYLSNPHIKRLGVRYGMVKVVPPNGFCPPLSIDMENFTFQPRIQNLENLDLKNRCRLFFMKQLNNFKRSVKDPSKLILREPYTIVEYSDSTHASEILKKKVYFYDVFSELIKDNRTLTDTTQSFRRKLKFRDISQLRGDISLWRTISKKFNVPIGLLKEIFEKYIASYYIFLHSLNENVHTALHADQYPKSLLSDDEDDFDLGPDSNSGSDFEEDDDDACIVCRKTNDPKRTILCDSCDKPFHIYCLSPPLERVPSGDWICNTCIVGNGYYGFTQDTHDYSLPEFQEYCKRQNSRLLPARKLSIDELEEMFWSLVTKNRRSSLTTVKYGADIHNELPGQITGFPTREFIPKNINGDELIDYLKYCDHPMNLTNLPMAHNSLLPLFKRNISGMTIPWIYIGSLFSTFCWHMEDQYTLSANYQHEGDPKVWYSIPESGCTKFNDLLNDMSPDLFIKQPDLLHQLVTLISPYDPNFKKSGIPVYKAVQKPNEYIITFPKCYHAGFNTGYNFNEAVNFTIDFWLPYGFGAITDYKLTQKACVFDMFDLMINVLDKYNKDTLLFNDAFVRQCYSSLIVFYNTELKRIRKIQAIVPRTTLLEVHTDPNDEDEEYDIFCSQCKTICSIAFVLRKNNYDSIRTYKRHKKNHLSIRQWNELSTTDSKVSILCTQDYLKSIQNLNNSDGEEPYIDDELYFTKSLKDIDSLIKQVGVKLDR
- the ATP2 gene encoding F1F0 ATP synthase subunit beta (Beta subunit of the F1 sector of mitochondrial F1F0 ATP synthase; which is a large, evolutionarily conserved enzyme complex required for ATP synthesis; F1 translationally regulates ATP6 and ATP8 expression to achieve a balanced output of ATP synthase genes encoded in nucleus and mitochondria; phosphorylated); this encodes MVLPRLYTATSRAAFKAAKQSAPLLSTSWKRCMASAAQSTPITGKVTAVIGAIVDVHFEQSELPAILNALEIKTPQGKLVLEVAQHLGENTVRTIAMDGTEGLVRGEKVLDTGGPISVPVGRETLGRIINVIGEPIDERGPIKSKLRKPIHADPPSFAEQSTSAEILETGIKVVDLLAPYARGGKIGLFGGAGVGKTVFIQELINNIAKAHGGFSVFTGVGERTREGNDLYREMKETGVINLEGESKVALVFGQMNEPPGARARVALTGLTIAEYFRDEEGQDVLLFIDNIFRFTQAGSEVSALLGRIPSAVGYQPTLATDMGLLQERITTTKKGSVTSVQAVYVPADDLTDPAPATTFAHLDATTVLSRGISELGIYPAVDPLDSKSRLLDAAVVGQEHYDVASKVQETLQTYKSLQDIIAILGMDELSEQDKLTVERARKIQRFLSQPFAVAEVFTGIPGKLVRLKDTVASFKAVLEGKYDNIPEHAFYMVGGIEDVVAKAEKLAAEAN
- the DMO1 gene encoding Dmo1p (hypothetical protein; essential for growth under anaerobic conditions; mutation causes decreased expression of ATP2, impaired respiration, defective sterol uptake, and altered levels/localization of ABC transporters Aus1p and Pdr11p), with amino-acid sequence MRWDVIILYAISRPYATRRTGSHTHPRDSRYIAANQRRPPSACRVGPSPAKQRKDIPIFELLDTTLIKNALFALTSFLYYRTNILTCPFLNFLYLSRTGQLDKFCKDQTVTQILAT
- the ILM1 gene encoding Ilm1p (hypothetical protein; may be involved in mitochondrial DNA maintenance; required for slowed DNA synthesis-induced filamentous growth), which produces MAQALNSTNIAFFRVAFLFTIAFFCLKNVNSILQNTYFIVLTQAMNLPQLTLSRYSGQLGLFALLFTLNGVHDLIPLLENNVKYFQSVVPVRLLIFFILTSISYLWESNFYVHNNSVFIYCFAEVWINFLLYNAIREEKNEEFKRLNQFMVNDEDIEEPQPFTVKTETTEIIEIINDEENDDEDGKDNDDNNEKGNDDSDAKK